The DNA region TATTTCACATCGGTGGACGTTCAGGTCGCGGACCCCAGAGGCCTGTCACGTCGTCGTCCTCGCATCGGATAGGATGGACAGGTTGTTCCCTGGTGACGTGTCCGAGCGGCCGAAGGAGCACGCTTGGAAAGCGTGTGTTGTGCAAGCAACCGCGGGTTCGAATCCCGCCGTCACCGCCAAAAGTGAAAGAGCCTCCGCGCCAGCGGGGGCTCTTTCACTTTTTATCGAGCACCGGGGATTCGGGGAGGAGCGAGCGCAGCGAGCACCGGAGTCCCGCCGTCACCGCCAAAAGTGAAAGAGCCTCCGCGTCAGCGGGGGCTCTTTCACTTCGCCCACGCGATCGTTCGGCGTTCAGTCGTCGAAGCGCACGCCGTAGATCTGTCCGCCGGGCTCGGCCGGGAGACGCGTCATCCCGAGCCGTTCGTAGAAGGCGGCGGCTCCGGTGTTGTTCGGATCGATGCCCAGGTGCAGCCCGCGCACTCCGCGTCGGGTCAGCTCGGCGAACAGCGTTTCGATGAGCTGGCGACCGAGCCCCTGACCCTGGGTCTCGGGAAGCAGGTCGATGTGCAGATGGGCCGGGTGATCCGCGACGTTCGGCTCGATGCCGGCGGCGCGGCTGTAGCCGTAGTCGATCATCCGATCCTCCCGCGTGACCACCTCCGCCGGCCGGGGGTGGCGACCCTCGAGCGTCGGCCACCACTCCTCGCGGAACCAGGTGTAGAAGGCATCGGTGTCGTCGGTCGCGACGATGTAGCCGATCGTGCGCTCGTCATCGCTCTCGACCACCCAGGCGAGGTCGGGATGACGCTCGGCATAGGGGACGGCGAAGAGGTCGCCCCACAGCGAGTCGTCGGAGAGGACGCCGGTCGCATCCGCCCCGGCGTCGGCCGTCTTCACGCAGATCTCATACAGTGCGGCACGATCGGTGGGGCGGTACGGACGGATGCGAGACACGACGACTCCTCTGGGGACGGGTCTTCTCAGCCTATCGGCGCCTCGACCGCCGACTTCTTCTGCTGCACCCACGGGAGCAACCAGGCGGCGAGCACCAGCACCACGCCGGCGCCGACCAGGGCGCCGCCGAGGGTGTCGCTGGCCCAGTGCACCGAGAGGAAGGTGCGCGAGAGCGCCATCGCGAGCACCCACGCCGCGCCGACGATCGCGACCCAGACGCGCGGGAACAGCACCCAGAGCACGAGGGCGATCGTCGCGGCGTTCGCCGTGTGCCCGGAGGGGAACGAGCCGTAGTCGCTCACCACGAGCATGTCGTCGGGCCGCGCCCGCCCGAAGAGCTGCTTGAGCAGTTGCACGCCGGCGGCACTGGCGGCGAAGCAGAGTGCCGCGAACAGCGCGCCACGCCAGCGCCGTGCGAGCACGAGCGCCAGGATCGCCAGCAGCGGCACCCCGAGGATCGCGACCCAGCCGCCGCCGATCCAGTTCAGAACGAGGGCGAAGTCGACCATCCAGTCCGCGCGGACCCCGGCGATCGTCTCGTTCCACCAGTGGTCGAATCCCGGAGTCTGCGGGTAGGCGAACACGACCACGGCGCCCAGGACCGTTGCGAGCGCGAGGAGGCCCACTCCCCACCACAGCAGCATGCGCCTGTTCATCGTCCTATTCTGTCGGACGACACCTGAAGACTCAGGGAGCGAGCATCCCGACGGTGCGCGGGCGCACGACGAACCACAGCGACAGGATGCCGATCGCGGCACAGCCGACCATGACGGACGCCATGGTGGTCGCGGTGATCCCGGCGTCGTGCGAGAGCCAGCCGACGACGGGCGAGATGAGCCCGGCGACGCCGAAGTTCGTCGCGCCGATGATGGATGCCGCGGTTCCCGCGGCCTTCCCGTGGCGGTCGAGCGCCAGCACCTGCACGTTCGGGAATGTGAAGCCACAAGCAGTCATGAAGACGAACAGCGGGATCACCGTGCCCCACAGGCCGAGGCCGAGCTGGTCGGTGACGATGATCGCGACGCCGGCGAGCAGCAACACTGCGGTCGAGTAGGCCATGACCCACTGCGGTCCGAAGCGTGCGGCCAAGCGGGAGGCGGTCTGCACGCCGACGACCACGCCGAGCGAGTTCACGGCGAAGAGCAGACCGTACTGCTGCGCGTCGAGCCCGTGGGTCACCTGGAACAGGAACGGCGATGCCGACAGGTACGAGAACAGACCGGAGAAGGTCATCCCGCCGATGACGAGCACGCCGAGGAACACCCGGTCCGAGAGCACGGAGCGATATCGCTGCAGCATGGTGGCGCCACCGTGACCCTGGCGCCGGGCGACGGGCAGCGTCTCCGGGATGAACAGGATCGTCGACAGCAGCATGACCACGCCGTAGGCCGCGAGCACGCCGAAGATCCCGCGCCACGGCATGAGCGTGAGCAGCCACGATCCGATAAGGGGCGCGATGACCGGTGCCACGCCCGAGACCAGAGCGAGGCGGGAGAGCATGACGACCAGTCGACGCCCGCCGAACAGGTCGCGCACGATCGCCATGGCCACCACGCCGCCGGCCGCGGCACCCACTCCCATCAGCACGCGGGCGACGCTGAGCAGCCCGAGGTCCGGTGCGAAGGCCGCCCCGACGCTCGCGAGCACGTGCAGCGCGGTGACGGCGATCAGCGGCACGCGACGACCGACCTTGTCACTGAGCGGTCCGACCACGAGCTGGCCGAGCGCGAACCCGATCATGGTTCCGGTCAGGGTCAGCTGAATCGCGGCGGCCGTGGTCTGGAAGTCCTGCTCCAGCACCGGGAACGCCGGGAGGTAGAGGTCGATCGTGAAGGGGCCGAGGGCGGTGAGCGCGCCGAGCAGGATGATGTACAGCGTGCGGCGGCCCAGGGAGATGGCATCGCCCGGGTGCAGCATGATCGGCGCGGTGGCAGGGTTCGCGCCGAGGGTGCGGATCGCGCCGGTCGCGGTGGGGATGCGGATGCTCCCCGTCGCGGTGCGCTCGGGCTGCGGGATCCGCGATTCGTCGGCGGCGGAATCCCCCGCCTTCACGACGGGGAGGGAATCAGTGCGGGGAGCGTCGGACACGACGTCCTTCCAGAGTTCAGGGGGTGCAAGGGTCGAATCGATTCGACCGGGGAAGCCCCCATGATACCGCCGCCACGGCCTCGTCCGCCCGCCCACGCGCAGAGCAGAGACGCACCCCCGCGGATGCGAAGGTGCGTCTCTCACGGCCCGGTGCGACGTCAGCGCGAGATGCGGTCGAGTCCCTGCTCGAGGTCGGCGATCAGGTCGCCCGCGTCTTCGATCCCGACGGAGAGGCGCACGATGTTCTCCGGGACCGCGAGCTCGGTGCCGCGCACGGAGGCGTGCGTCATGTCCGGCGGGTATCCGATGAGCGACTCGACGCCACCGAGCGACTCGGCGAGCTGGAACACCGAGGTGCTCTCGACGAAGGCCCGTGCCGCGTCGGCGCCGGCGGCGAGACCGAGCGACAGCATCCCGCCGAAACCGCTCATCTGCTTCGCGGCGATCTCGTGGCCGGGATGCGAGGCCAGTCCCGGGAAGTAGACCTGCGCGAACTCCGGCCGATCCTGCGCCCACTCGGCGATGGCCTGCGCGTTCTCGGAGTGCTGCCGCATCCGCAGCGCCAGGGTCTTGATGCCGCGGGTCGTCAGCCAGGCGTCCAGCGGGGCGGAGACCGCTCCGACCGCGAACTGCTGGAACTTGACCTGATCGAAGAACCGATCATCGCCGAACACGACCGCGCCGCCGAGCACATCCGAGTGCCCGCCCAGGTACTTGGTCGTGGAGTGCACCACCAGGTCGGCGCCGAGCGCGAGCGGCTGCTGCAGCGCCGGCGAGGCGAAGGTGTTGTCCACGACCACGATCAGGCCGGCCGCGTGCGCGATCTCGGCGATCAGAGCGATGTCGACGATCTTCAGGAGCGGATTGCTGGGCGTCTCCAGCCACACGATCTTCGTCTCGGGACGGATCACCGCGCGGAGCGCATCCACGTCGGAGAGCTCGACCGTCGTGGTCTCGATCCCCCACGGTGCGAGGACCCGGGTGAGCAGCCGGTAGGTGCCGCCGTACACGTCGTTGCCGAGCAGGATGTGGTCGCCGGGCTTGAGGATGCCACGCAGCAGCGCATCCTCCGCGGCGAGTCCCGACGCGAACGAGAGCGCGCTCGCGCCCCCTTCGAGGGCCGCGAGCTGGGTCTCGAGCGAGGACCGCGTGGGGTTGCCCGCACGGTTGTACTCGTAGCCCGCACGCAGGCCGCCGACGCTGTCCTGCACATGCGTCGAGGACTGGTAGATCGGCGGGATGATCGCTCCCGTGACGGGGTCGGGCGCTTGTCCTGCGTGGATGGCTCGGGTGGCGAAGGCGTGATCGGACATGCCTCTCAGCCTACGTCCGCCCCTGCGGGGAGGGCCTCCCGGTTACGCCCCGGGTCGGCCGACCTCCCGGCGCCCCTCAGCGCGACAGATACGCCAGCAGGTCCTGACGGGTGAGCACGGTGTGCGGCTTGCCGTCTTCGGTCACCAGCAGCGCGTCGGCATCGGCGAGCGCGGCCTTGGCCTGTGCGACGGAGGTGTGGATGCCGACGAGCGGGAGCCTCTCCCCCACGTGCGCGCCCACGGCATCGGTCGCGTTCGCCTCACCGCGGAACAGCAGGTCGAGCAGCCCCTTCTCATCGACCGTGCCGACCACCTCGCCCATCATGACCGGCGGTTCGGCGCTGAGCACGACCAGCTGCGAGACGTCGTACTCGGTCATCATGCCGATGGCCTCGAGCACGGTGTCGGTCGGGTGGGCGTGCACCAGGTCGGGGATGCCGGCGCCCTGCCGCGACGGACGAGCCGCGAGCACGTCGGCGACGGTCTCCCCGTCCTCCAGCTCGCTGAACCCGTAGGAGCGCATCCATCCGTCGTTGAAGATCTTGCCCAGGTAGCCGCGTCCGCCGTCGGGCAGCAGCACGACCATCACGGCGTCCGCCGGCAGGTCACGCGCGACGCGCAGCGCACCGACGACGGCCATGCCACTCGATCCCCCGACGAGGATGCCCTCCTCGCGGGCGAGGCGCCGGGTCATCGCGAACGCCTCCGCATCGCCGACAGCGACGATCTCGTGCGGCACCGTGGGATCGTATGCACCGGGCCAGATGTCCTCGCCCACGCCCTCGACGAGGTACGGACGGCCGGTGCCGCCGCTGTATACGCTGCCCTCGGGGTCGACGCCGACGATCCGTACTCGACCATCCGAGACCTCCCGCAGGTACCGCCCCGTCCCCGTGATCGTGCCACCCGTGCCCACGCCCGCCACGAAATGCGTGACCTCGCCGTCGGTGTCGCGCCAGATCTCGGGACCCGTGGTCTCGTAGTGACTGCGCGGACCGTTCGGGTTCTCGTACTGGTTCGGCTTGAACGCTCCAGGGATCTCGCGTGTCAACCGGTCGCTCACGCTGTAGTACGACTCCGGGCTGTCGGGGGCGACCGAAGTGGGGGTCACCACGACCTCCGCGCCGTAGGCACGGAGCACGTCGATCTTGTCTTCGCCGACCTTGTCCGGCAGCACGAACACGCACTTGTAGCCCCGCTGCTGGGCGACGAGCGCCAGGCCGACCCCGGTGTTGCCACTGGTGGGCTCGACGATCGTGCCGCCGGGTTTCAGCGCACCCGTCGCCTCGGCCGCGTCGATGATCCGCGCGGCGATGCGATCCTTCGAGGAACCGCCGGGGTTCAGGTACTCGAGCTTCACGAGCACCGTGCACGCGACGCCCTCGGTGACGTGCTGCAGCTTCACGAGGGGCGTGTCGCCGACGAGATCGACGATCGAGTCTGCGTACTTCATGCCTTCAGGGTAGACGCGCGGATGCCGCGGACGGGGATGTGTTTCGACGCCGATCGAACCGAGGGCCGAAAGTCTAAAATGTTACATTTGCCTGATGGCGGGAAAGATCCCAGCGGCGGGCTCACGAAGGAGCAGATCACCATGTTCTCGAAACAGCATCCATTCTGGGCGCGCGCGGCGGGTATCACGACCCTCGGTCTCGTGCTCGGCATCGCGCCGATGATCGCGGCAGATCGGCCCCCGAAAGTCGGAGCCGGGACAGGCACCGAAACCGGCACCGATGCCGGCTCCGGCCCCGAAACCGGCTACGGGCAAGAGGCACCGCTGATCGTGGCTCATCGGGCGGGGACCGCCGACTATCCGGAGAACACCAGGGAGGGCATCCGAGGTTCGCTGGAGGATGGCGCTGACGCGCTCTGGATCACCGTCCAGCTCTCTCGCGACGGCGTGCCCGTGCTGTACCGGCCCATCGGCCTCGACGAGAAGACGAACGGGACGGGGACCGTGGCGGAGAAGACCGTCGCAGAACTGACCGCGCTCAACGCCGGATGGAACTTCCGCCCTCGTGGATCGGAAGAGACGCCGTATCGCGACGACCCGGCCCTTCTCCCGACACTCCGACAGGCTCTGGCGGACATCCCCGCCGACCGCCTGGTGTTCCTCGATCTCAAGCAGGCGGATCCGGTTCCTCTGGCGGACGCGGTCGTCGCCGTTCTCCGCGATGCGGAGCGCACGGAGAACACCGTCATCTACTCCACGGATGCGGCCGCGACCGGTCGAGCCCGTGACGCCGGCGACGTCCAGGTCGCAGAAGACCGCGATGTCACCCGCAAGCGACTCCTCGACATCGCTCTCGCACACGAGTGCGAGCCGCCGCCCGCGGCCGGAACCTGGATGGCCTTCGAGGATCGCCGCAAGATCACCGTCAGTGAGACCTTCACCTCGGGTACCGCGAAGAGCGAGGTGGAAGTCACCCCCTGGGATCGCGAGGCCGTGCGGTGCATCGATCCCACCGACCGTGTGAATCTCATGGCGATCGGAGTCGCGGACGCCGAACGGTATCGAGACCTCGCCCGCGTCGGCGTCGATGCGGTCCTCGTGGACTCGCCCCGCGATGCCGTGAGCTGGAAGTACGGCCACTCCCGCTGACATCGACGACGCCGCGTCGACCTCCTCAGGTCGGCGCGGCGTCGTCGATGAAGCGGATCCGTACCGCTAGCCCTTCGTCGATCCCGCCAGCAGGCCGCGGACGAAGTAGCGCTGCAGTGCGAAGAAGACGATCAGCGGCACGATGATCGACACGAAGGCGCCCGCCGTGAGCAGGTACCAGTCGTTTCCTCTCGTGCCCGTGATCTCGGCCAACAGCTTCGTGATGGGCGCCGCGGCGCCGTCGGCGAACACCAGCGCCACGAGCAGATCGTTCCACACCCACAAGAACTGGAAGATCGCGACAGAAGCGATCGCCGGCATCGTGAGAGGCAGCACCACGCGGAAGAAGATCTGCCCACGGGACGCACCGTCGACGCGCGCGGCCTCGATGATCTCTCCGGGGATCTCCGACATGAAGTTGTGCAGCAGGTAGATCGCCAGGGGGAGAGCGAACATCGAGTGAGCGATCCACACCTGGGCGTAGCCCGAGGAGGCACCGAGCGGGGTCGTGACCTGCAGCCCGAAGAGGTTGATCCCTCGGGAGAACGAGCTCAGCAGTGGCACCAGCGCCATCTGGATCGGCACGATCTGCAGCGCGAACACGAAGATGAACAGCGCGTTGCGCCCCTTGAAGTCGATCCACGCGAACGCATAGGCCGCCATGGACGCGATCATCAGCGGCACGATGGTGGCGGGGATCGTGATCGCGATCGAGTTGACGAACGACTCCAGGATCGTGAGCTGCGTCGTGCCGGACTGGAGCACGTCGACGTAGTTCTCGAGCGTCACCTGCGGGTCGGCGAAGAAGGTCCACCAGCCGGTCGTCTGGATCTGGTCCCTCGGCCGGAACGACGAGATGAACAGCCCGAGCGTCGGAATCGTCCACAAAAACGCGATGACGATGGACGCCACCGACGCCCACGGACGGGACAGGCGCTTGCGGGTGCGACCGGCGGCGCCGTCGAACCCGCCGCCGGTGGTGATCGCGCGCGTGCTGACGGCGGCGTCTGACTTCACGGTGTCGGTCATCGGATCTCCCGCTGCTTCTTGATCTGGCGCGCGTTGTAGATGACGATCGGCAACACCAGGATGAACAGGATGACGGAGAGCGCGGCACTGCGTCCCGCCTCGAACTTCGAGAACTGCGTGTACATCTCGTTCGCGAGGGTCGACGTGCCGTAGTTGCCGGCGGTCATCGTGCGCACGATGTCGAACACCTTCAGCGAGGCGATCGAGATGGTCGTGAGCACCACGATGAGCGCCGGGCGGATCGCAGGGACCGTCACCGAGATGAACCGCTGCCACGCGTTCGCGCCGTCCAGCTCGGCCGCTTCCAGCAGCTCCGCCGGTACGCCCTTGATCGATGCGGACAGCACCACCATCGCGAAACCGGTCTGCACCCAGATCAGCACGACGATCAGGAACAGGTTGTTCCACGGCTCATTGAGCAGCCACTGCTGCGGCGTGCCACCGAACCACACGAGGAGCTGGTTGAGCAGACCGATCTGCTCGTACTGCGGGCCACGGTACTCGTAGATGAATCGCCAGATGATGCTCGCCCCGACGAAGGAGATGGCCATCGGCATGAAGACCAGCACCTTGTAGATCTTCTCGCCCCGGGTGCGATCGATGAACACGGCGTACGCGAGGCCGACGATCGTGGAGACCGTCGGAACCAGGAGCACCCAGATGATCGTGTTGATGACGGCGGTGATGCCGTCGGATTGCGTGAAGATCCAGAGGTAGTTCGACAGGCCGACGAACTCCTTCCCCGAGGAGTTCATGAACGACGAGAACATCGTCTGGATCGACGGCAGGACGAGACCGACGATCAGCAACAGCAGCGCCGGAGCCATGAAGGCCACGAGCTGGATCAGATATCCCGCGCCATCGCGGGAACGGTAGTCGAGCCAGAAGAACAAGGCGCCGACGGCGACGGCGACTCCCATCGCCCAGTAATAGGAGTTGAAGAAGAACATCACCGCGAGCGGGATGAGCAGGCACATCGCCAATCGGACGAACGTGTAGACCTTCCCCCTACGGGGAGCGATGTCCACCAGGAGCAGGATGATCGCCACGACCACCGCGAAGGCGATGACCACGGCGACGGCCTGCAGGACCGGCGGGAGCGAGCCGATCCATTTGAAGAAATTAGTCGCGTTCACGGATTCCCCTTCATCACGCGGACCGGATCATCGACGCACACGTCGGAGTGCGCGCCGTGGGGTCAGAGGGGCCGCCCCGGTGCGGGGCGGCCCCTCTGCTGGATCAGCTGCTCGGCCAGCCGGTCTCGATCTGCGTGAGCACCTCATCGGTCGAGGTGCCGTTGACCCATGCGACCATGCCCTTCCAGAACGTTCCGGCACCGACGGCACCGGGCATCAGGTCGGACGCGTCGAATCGGAAGGTGGTGTCCGGGTCCTGCAGGATCTTGATGGTCTCCTGGAGGATCGGGTCCTTCGCGTTCGCGGGGTCGAGGCCGTTGTTCGCGGAGGTCACGCCGCCGAGGCTGACGCGGCTGTTCGCCCACTCGGGGCTGGACAGGTACGCGAGCACCTTCTGCGTCGCCTCGGAGTCGCTGAACCCGCCGACGATCTCACCGGCACCCGTCACAGCCGTGTCGCCCTCGGTCTCGCCCGGCAGCATGAATGCCCAGACGTCGCCGTCCTCTGCGACCTTCGTGCCGTCGGGGAAGAAGCCCGACAGGAACGAGGCCTGGTGGGTCAGCGCGCACTCGCCGCCCGCGAGCTTCGGAGCGACATCTCCGAACGCGGTGGAGTTGATGGAGCGCACGTCACCGAAGCCGGCGTTGACGTTGGCCGGGTTGAGCAGGATGCCGCCGACCGAGTCGAACGCCTGCTTGATCTGCGGGTCGGTGAACTTGACCTCGTTCGTGACCCACTGGTCGTAGACGTCCGGTCCGGACTGACGCAGCACGTAGTCCTCGATCCAGTCCGTTCCCGGCCAGCCGGTCGCGGTGCCCGATTCGAAGCCGGCGCACCATGCGGGGGTTCCGGTGGTCGCCTGGATCTTCTCGGTGAGGGCGGTCATCTCGTCGAGCGTCTTGGGAACCTCGACGCCCCACTCCTTGAACTTCGCCGGCGAGTACCAGATCCAGCCCTTGACGTTCGCCATCAGCGGGGCGCCGTAGAAGGTGCCGTCGACGGTGCCGTAGTTCACCCAGTCTTCGGTCCAGTACTCGTTGGCGTTCTTCTCGACCTCTTCGGGTGCGGGCTTCAGGTA from Microbacterium sp. SY138 includes:
- a CDS encoding multidrug effflux MFS transporter, whose protein sequence is MSDAPRTDSLPVVKAGDSAADESRIPQPERTATGSIRIPTATGAIRTLGANPATAPIMLHPGDAISLGRRTLYIILLGALTALGPFTIDLYLPAFPVLEQDFQTTAAAIQLTLTGTMIGFALGQLVVGPLSDKVGRRVPLIAVTALHVLASVGAAFAPDLGLLSVARVLMGVGAAAGGVVAMAIVRDLFGGRRLVVMLSRLALVSGVAPVIAPLIGSWLLTLMPWRGIFGVLAAYGVVMLLSTILFIPETLPVARRQGHGGATMLQRYRSVLSDRVFLGVLVIGGMTFSGLFSYLSASPFLFQVTHGLDAQQYGLLFAVNSLGVVVGVQTASRLAARFGPQWVMAYSTAVLLLAGVAIIVTDQLGLGLWGTVIPLFVFMTACGFTFPNVQVLALDRHGKAAGTAASIIGATNFGVAGLISPVVGWLSHDAGITATTMASVMVGCAAIGILSLWFVVRPRTVGMLAP
- a CDS encoding GNAT family N-acetyltransferase is translated as MSRIRPYRPTDRAALYEICVKTADAGADATGVLSDDSLWGDLFAVPYAERHPDLAWVVESDDERTIGYIVATDDTDAFYTWFREEWWPTLEGRHPRPAEVVTREDRMIDYGYSRAAGIEPNVADHPAHLHIDLLPETQGQGLGRQLIETLFAELTRRGVRGLHLGIDPNNTGAAAFYERLGMTRLPAEPGGQIYGVRFDD
- a CDS encoding glycerophosphodiester phosphodiesterase family protein; its protein translation is MFSKQHPFWARAAGITTLGLVLGIAPMIAADRPPKVGAGTGTETGTDAGSGPETGYGQEAPLIVAHRAGTADYPENTREGIRGSLEDGADALWITVQLSRDGVPVLYRPIGLDEKTNGTGTVAEKTVAELTALNAGWNFRPRGSEETPYRDDPALLPTLRQALADIPADRLVFLDLKQADPVPLADAVVAVLRDAERTENTVIYSTDAAATGRARDAGDVQVAEDRDVTRKRLLDIALAHECEPPPAAGTWMAFEDRRKITVSETFTSGTAKSEVEVTPWDREAVRCIDPTDRVNLMAIGVADAERYRDLARVGVDAVLVDSPRDAVSWKYGHSR
- a CDS encoding cystathionine beta-synthase; this translates as MKYADSIVDLVGDTPLVKLQHVTEGVACTVLVKLEYLNPGGSSKDRIAARIIDAAEATGALKPGGTIVEPTSGNTGVGLALVAQQRGYKCVFVLPDKVGEDKIDVLRAYGAEVVVTPTSVAPDSPESYYSVSDRLTREIPGAFKPNQYENPNGPRSHYETTGPEIWRDTDGEVTHFVAGVGTGGTITGTGRYLREVSDGRVRIVGVDPEGSVYSGGTGRPYLVEGVGEDIWPGAYDPTVPHEIVAVGDAEAFAMTRRLAREEGILVGGSSGMAVVGALRVARDLPADAVMVVLLPDGGRGYLGKIFNDGWMRSYGFSELEDGETVADVLAARPSRQGAGIPDLVHAHPTDTVLEAIGMMTEYDVSQLVVLSAEPPVMMGEVVGTVDEKGLLDLLFRGEANATDAVGAHVGERLPLVGIHTSVAQAKAALADADALLVTEDGKPHTVLTRQDLLAYLSR
- a CDS encoding phosphatase PAP2 family protein; this encodes MNRRMLLWWGVGLLALATVLGAVVVFAYPQTPGFDHWWNETIAGVRADWMVDFALVLNWIGGGWVAILGVPLLAILALVLARRWRGALFAALCFAASAAGVQLLKQLFGRARPDDMLVVSDYGSFPSGHTANAATIALVLWVLFPRVWVAIVGAAWVLAMALSRTFLSVHWASDTLGGALVGAGVVLVLAAWLLPWVQQKKSAVEAPIG
- a CDS encoding cystathionine gamma-synthase, which gives rise to MSDHAFATRAIHAGQAPDPVTGAIIPPIYQSSTHVQDSVGGLRAGYEYNRAGNPTRSSLETQLAALEGGASALSFASGLAAEDALLRGILKPGDHILLGNDVYGGTYRLLTRVLAPWGIETTTVELSDVDALRAVIRPETKIVWLETPSNPLLKIVDIALIAEIAHAAGLIVVVDNTFASPALQQPLALGADLVVHSTTKYLGGHSDVLGGAVVFGDDRFFDQVKFQQFAVGAVSAPLDAWLTTRGIKTLALRMRQHSENAQAIAEWAQDRPEFAQVYFPGLASHPGHEIAAKQMSGFGGMLSLGLAAGADAARAFVESTSVFQLAESLGGVESLIGYPPDMTHASVRGTELAVPENIVRLSVGIEDAGDLIADLEQGLDRISR
- a CDS encoding extracellular solute-binding protein, producing the protein MALSQRSRRYAPLALLGVAGIALAGCGAPGGAPGTDGGDGGDATVTIYGTIVDDEAKLLQESWKDWADENGITIKYEGSQDFETQLGTRAQGGNPPDIAIFPQPGLFKDFADRDYLKPAPEEVEKNANEYWTEDWVNYGTVDGTFYGAPLMANVKGWIWYSPAKFKEWGVEVPKTLDEMTALTEKIQATTGTPAWCAGFESGTATGWPGTDWIEDYVLRQSGPDVYDQWVTNEVKFTDPQIKQAFDSVGGILLNPANVNAGFGDVRSINSTAFGDVAPKLAGGECALTHQASFLSGFFPDGTKVAEDGDVWAFMLPGETEGDTAVTGAGEIVGGFSDSEATQKVLAYLSSPEWANSRVSLGGVTSANNGLDPANAKDPILQETIKILQDPDTTFRFDASDLMPGAVGAGTFWKGMVAWVNGTSTDEVLTQIETGWPSS
- a CDS encoding sugar ABC transporter permease, yielding MNATNFFKWIGSLPPVLQAVAVVIAFAVVVAIILLLVDIAPRRGKVYTFVRLAMCLLIPLAVMFFFNSYYWAMGVAVAVGALFFWLDYRSRDGAGYLIQLVAFMAPALLLLIVGLVLPSIQTMFSSFMNSSGKEFVGLSNYLWIFTQSDGITAVINTIIWVLLVPTVSTIVGLAYAVFIDRTRGEKIYKVLVFMPMAISFVGASIIWRFIYEYRGPQYEQIGLLNQLLVWFGGTPQQWLLNEPWNNLFLIVVLIWVQTGFAMVVLSASIKGVPAELLEAAELDGANAWQRFISVTVPAIRPALIVVLTTISIASLKVFDIVRTMTAGNYGTSTLANEMYTQFSKFEAGRSAALSVILFILVLPIVIYNARQIKKQREIR
- a CDS encoding carbohydrate ABC transporter permease, which produces MTDTVKSDAAVSTRAITTGGGFDGAAGRTRKRLSRPWASVASIVIAFLWTIPTLGLFISSFRPRDQIQTTGWWTFFADPQVTLENYVDVLQSGTTQLTILESFVNSIAITIPATIVPLMIASMAAYAFAWIDFKGRNALFIFVFALQIVPIQMALVPLLSSFSRGINLFGLQVTTPLGASSGYAQVWIAHSMFALPLAIYLLHNFMSEIPGEIIEAARVDGASRGQIFFRVVLPLTMPAIASVAIFQFLWVWNDLLVALVFADGAAAPITKLLAEITGTRGNDWYLLTAGAFVSIIVPLIVFFALQRYFVRGLLAGSTKG